The window GGCGACGTGGGCTGGCTCGAGTACATCCTTCTCTCCGTCGGGTCCggctccgtcgccgccgcctccctgccgccgccgctcggGGCGGCGCTGGAGGAGTACACGGACGCGGTACGCGAGGTGGGAGCGCGCGTGCTGGAGCTCATGGCGGAGGGGCTGGGGCTCGCGGAGGAGAACCGCGGCGTGCTGCGGCGGGTGGTGGCGTCGGACGAAGCTGACAAGATGGTGCGCGTGAACCACTACCCGCCGTGCCCGTGCCCCCTGGCGGCAGGGCAGCGCGGCGTGACGGGGTTCGGGGAGCACACGGACCCGCAGGTCATCTCCCTTCTCCGGTCCAACCGCACCGGGGGCCTCCAGATCATGCTCCCGGACGGCCACTGGGTGCCCGTGGCCCCCGACCCGGATTCCCTCTTCGTCAACGTCGGGGACTCCCTGCGGGTAGGTGCCATACCATTACCATTACCATTACCACTCGCTCACTAGTCACTTTGTTACCCTTATCGCCAAACCAAGCGTAGTGTTGTGCTGTGCATGCATGGTTTGGTCTGGCGCATTATTTAATTTAGCCGCGCGCTGGGGCCAGTTGAGTTCTTGGCAAGGACGTAGTACCGCGCAAAGCGTGCAACTTGCGCCTTGCAACTCATTGCCTTGCGACCCTTGTGGCGAGCGCCTGTGCCCTACCACCTGTGCGTCTCACTGATGTGTCTCGTTTGTTTTGGTGCATTCAGGTGCTGACCAACGGGCGGTTCCAGAGCGTGAAGCACCGGGTGGTGGCGCCGGCGGATGGGGAGCAGTCGCGGCTGTCGGTGATCTACTTCGGCGGGCCCGCGCCGACGCAGCGGATCGCGCCGCTGCCGGAGCTGATGCGGGAAGGGGAGCTGAGCATGTACAGGGACTTCACCTGGGCCGAGTACAAGAAGGCCGCCTACAAGTCCCGCCTCGGCGACAACCGCCTCGACCCCTTCGAgctcttccccgccgccgcccaAGACTGCAGCAGCAACGCCGTCcagccgccggcgccggcgccaccTCACGTGGCACCAGTGCACTAGCTCAATTAATCCATGGATCGCACCGGCGGCACCTGCCTGCCCAATGTGTCATGCTGGAAAAAGAAAGCCGGCCTTTGTAATTTCCGCTAGTAGTAGCAGCAGCACTTCCACGTACATATGCAAGCACGCATGCTCTGTTGTCCCCTTTTGTTGGTTTGCTCAGTTTACACCGGCAGGCAAcggggcaaatttgacaattttgaggACGAAATCatttcacagaatgaactgggtgCGAAATTATTTCACTCCCCTGACCTTTTTGTATAGCGTCCGCCACGCCGGTGCCACACCGTACTTGCAGCGCCTAGCGCGGCGGCGTTGCACAcctgtccaccgtggcagcccctgggcccgcacccagcagtgcagcgcctccgagctaggcgtcACACATGGAATgtgcggctaggcgctgcactgtgacttatccagccactttgctggccccctcccccaccccccacaccacactctcccactctctccccgagctttggcccctctcccactctctccccctctcaaatcctctcccaaatcttgcaaatttgaagaatttgtccgTGGATTTTGAAGTCAAACCCTCCCTCAAGGTAATATTCTCCGATCCGCTTGTTTTGATCCAAGTAAAGTTCTCCGATTGCTCATTTGTTgctagtttggggaaaccctagttttgtttggatctagagatttgcatggagatgtgagatgtttgtttgccaatttctatgattaggctttgttagtatgctagggttattcttatgggtgttcttatgttggtgctagagttaggtttagggctagggttatggttatggttatggttatggttagggttagggttaaggttagggttagggttgttgtTTGATATTTATATTAGGGTTTGTATTCCGTGTTTATCCTTGGATTAGTctcatggaagcaatgttaccctgtgttctttgaatgcttatagggatgggaagaacatgtgcgtttgttcatcatggggacaaagacgcctttttgaaaggcaatatagaaccggacccggatgagcttgacatggtgtttgatagtagtcctagctatgcggagctcttgcaacaagttaggaaagatttgaattggatggaccctagtgatatcattgagttggagggaaggcataatgttggttttggaatgcacatccgttggaagacaatgcgtgtcaactcggagcaacgttgggttgcatacaaggagacggtagccgaatcactagacaaggctcttgagttatttgcaacgaagaaggttgattcaagtttgcatttggacttgaaccggaacccctcccctttggttgctagtagccccccacccttgaagcgagatgaaattgttgaacctcttttgacccaagaagtgaggccaacattgagcccgtttacaaacaaccaagatgaagctttgcaagaggacaatgatgagtatgcggacgatgacaatgaagttgatctccatgacaacaatgtgggtgatctcgacaaatatcatttgcaagagacaatggaccattccatccctttttcccgtgcatatgcatcggactcggatgacgatggtcctgatgaacaagttgatgcggaggggttcacggtgaaggaggccgaagctttcgagaaggtatttggtcgggatcatcggactacattgttcaaggatgttagtctcgcggatgaagccgtggtagatggtggccaatgtgtacctcttggggttaggccaagctctcaccgtgatttggtagacgacaagaactggattgctaaaggttctaagttcgacaccttgttggaattgaagatgtggctcgacaactactcggttacgcattatcgtccacacaaggtggtgaactcggacgtcaatgtgcgctacacggttgcatgtgcatgtgaagatgaaatatgtccgtggattgtgcgtgcaagaccatggaaaggaggtccaacttggcatgtagtgagttgtgtgccaactcacttgtgccaaggcaaaagggtggatggcaagattgtgtcccaagaccacaaacaactcacgtccgagttcatcgcttacaggctctccaactcaatatccacacttccaacaatcagcgtccaacatgtcattgatcttgtgaaagccatctttcattacaaggtgaaatacggcaaggcatggaaggcgaagcaagccgcatttaagatgttgtatggtacatgggaggaagcatacaaccgaatccctaggttgttgttagccatggccgcgacaaacccaggcatggttcatgtggtcgagcctcatgggcaccaaacaaCGGTTCATGAAGGAAGGAAAGTCAGAGTATTTGGCCGTGCTTTTTGGGCGTTCGAGCAATGTGTGAAGGCTTTCAAACATTGTAGGCTGGTCATCGCAATTGACggcacgttcttgaccggactatacaagggcaccttgttggttgcgatagcaagtgatgccaataactgggtgttgccattggcatttgctttggttgaggtggaaaacaatgacaactgggagtggtttctgcatcttttgaggacgaaggtgttacccgctcaaagggaaatttgtgtcatatcggatcgGCATCCAGGAATTCTTAACGCGGTGGAGATTGACATTCCCGGGCATGCTCcgttgcaccatcgatggtgcatgaggcacttttgttcgaacttctatagggcatgtggccttaaggagttggccgatgatcttcaagattgttgtctcgctttctccgataagcgcttcgccactttgtacaacaaattgctcgcacacaaaaaacttgatcccgggggtcaagactttctcaataggcacattcaataccggaacaagtgggcacgtgcttttgatgaagatggccggagatacggtcaaatgacaagcaatatggccgaatgcttcaatagggtgctcaaaggtgcacgtggattacctgtgacggcaatagttcaatacacatttgacaaAATGAATGCGTACTTTGTAAAGTACTCGATGGAAACCGATGCACAGCTAGCGGGTGAGAACCCACGGAAGTACAAGTACAAGTTCCCACCCAAAGTTGATGAATGGTTGGTATTTTAATCACGGAAGGCGGACTCAGAAGAAGCTATATTATATGACAACGAAGAGTGGAAGTACGAAGTGAAAGAGCTAGGAGGAACCACAAACGATGGCGGGCAACATGGAGGTCGGGCTTTCAAGGTGTCGTTAACACAATGTGATTGCACTTGCGGGAGGCCATTGTTGCTTCATCTCCCATGCTCACACTTGTATACCGCCGGTCGCGTTGGGAATGTGGACATCGATCACCCACGCACCGTGAGGGAATCGGAGTTCTCAATCATGACGGTCAAGAAAACATGGGCTCCCCGCTTTCACCCATACTTTGACCAATCACAATTGCCGGAGTATCATGGATTTCAACTATGGCCGGATCCGGAGTCGAAGGTTGTTAAACGGGGTAGACGTAAGACAAAGCGTCTTAGAGGCGACATGGACGGATGGGGCCATGGTGGCCGCCGTGAAGCGGGCAACGAccaattccaagagcctcgtgagagctcccgttgtggggagtgcaaaggtcatggccacaacaaaagtaaatgtacgaaaccaaggaaaagatccaagaaaaatgatgcaagcacaagccaacaaggagctacacaagggagccaaccaagtggtagccaacctagtggtagccaacaagtgccaagccaaccaagtggtagccaacctagtggtagccaacaagtgccaaggcaaccaagtggtagccaacaagtgccaagccaaccaagtgttagccaaagaggatctaggcaacaaagaggtcggcaactaggacttacaagaggccgtggtggtggtagagctcgtggtggtggtctaggccgtggtggtggtagagctcgtcgtggtggtaatggccgtggtgatggtctcggccttggtgatggtcttggccttggtggtggacttggccgtggtgatggacaagggcaagttcgttatagaggaatgtttggatacctagatggaccgtttccgtatgttcctcactaactataatgtatcatatgttcttgtttttccatatgttcttctttttcatatgtgcttccatttgttcttattgtccttactaaccattatgtttcactcattgtaggtatggcggcttcccaacccaacaaaccaacgaggaaggaggatggcgaagatgagatggcgggatggtgggagaaggctgcgaagaagcttagagaggaggatgcagccaagctaaagaagaaggaagaggagctTGAGAAGGAGAGGAAGGCAAAACAGAGATCGTCAAATGCGATGCGCGCTAGGGAGCAAGCGTTGGTGAGGAAATGTAAGGAGGCACAGAAGAAGCGTCAACAGGATTTTGAAGAAAGAACCATGAAGCTTTGGGCAATTGCAGCTGAAAAAGAAGAGAGGGACAATCAGATATTCATGGAGAGGGTGGTTAAGGAGGCTCACCTCATAAGAaaaagggaggaggaagaggaagaagagaggaagaagaagaagggaaaggggccttgctctacgcaatagagctatgtcatcctcttcgatttggttgtgaactactatgtgccatgaactactatgtctcctcctcgatttggttgtgaactactatgtgtcgtgaactactatgtctcctcctcgatttggttgtaagaactactatgtgtcatgaattactatgtctcctcctcgatttggttgtaagaactactatgtgtcgtgaagtactatgtgttatgaactactatgtgtcgtgaagtacttCGTGCATATGTTCTTTTCACAGTTGTTTGCTTGCTACGTATCAATCCTACTTCACATCTACTTACTATGTTTGCATATGCTAAAAATTTCACTAAGTCAAAGTGCAACGCCTAGCATCTGGGCGCTGCAATCtgtagtgtggcgcctccaatctaggcgctgcacaggtctgtagctatccagagagcaacagaaggtATGGCAAGTTACAGAGATGTGTGGCGCCTAGCCAGGAGGCGCCACACTGTACAGTGCAACGCCCAGACACTGGGCGTTGCACTGTAGACCgtggcgcctccaggctaggcgctgcagaagtctgtagctatccagagagccacagaaggtaggcctccagttcggggcaaaaatttcgctaagtgtttgtgcagcgcctagctcggaggcgccacactatacagtgcaacgcctagagcaaggcgctgcactgtagagtgtggcgcctccgagctaggtgctgcacaagtctgtagctatccagagagcaacagaaggtAGGCCTCCAGTTTGGGGCAAAAATTTCGCgaagtgtttgtgcagcgcctagctcggaggcgccacactatacagtgcaaTGCCTAGCGGCaaggcgctgcactgtagagtgtggcgcctccgagctaggcgctgcacaagtctgtagctatccagagagtaacagaaggtaggcctccagtttggggcaaaaatttcgctaagtgtttgtgcagcgcctagctcggaggcgccacactatacagtgcaacgcctagcggcaaggcgctgcactgtagagtgtggcgcctccgttctaggcgctgcacaagtctagctatccagagagcaacagaaggtaggcctccagtttggggcaaaaatttcgctaagtgtttgtccagcgcctagctcggaggcgccacactctacagtgcaacgccttgcggctaggcgttgcactgtataGTGTAGCGCCTCCGGGCTAGGCGCTGTAcaagtctgtagctatccagagagccacagaaggtaggcctccagtttggggcaaaaatttcgctaagtgtttgtgcagcgcctagctcggaggcgccaCACTAGCGGCAATGCGCTAcactatagagtgtggcgcctccaagctaggtgTGGTGCCTCCGAGCTAGGCACTGCAcaagtctgtagctatccagagagcaacagaaggtAGGCCTCCAGTTTGTGGCAAAAATTTCGCcaagtgtttgtgcagcgcctagcttggaggcgccacactctaccgCGCAACGCCTTGcggctaggcgttgcactgtataTTGTAGTGCCTccgggctaggcgctgcacaaacacttagtGTCTTTTTGTCATTCATACTGGGTCATTTTCAGCCACAGTTCAACATTTCGTATAATAAACATTAAGGTTCAAAAAGGGTTCACCAAAGACATCATTTCTTAAAAAGGACCATCACAATAAGTTCAAGTTTAACATAGAGCTaccaccactccaagttcaacgacataacaaaTTCCACATTACTAATAGCTACgaccactccaagttcaacgacataacaaattccacataaataatagctaccaccactccaagttcaacgacataacaaaTTCCACTCTAAGTTAACCATTATAAATAAAGGACGATGACTAGTGCTTTCCGCGCTTGCTGGCTCCTCCCCCCTCTTAACGCTTATCTTCTTCACCTTCCTAGGAAGAGGAACCCGCTGCGGCTCCGGCTCCGATTCCTCCACGTCATCTACATAGTCATCCAAAGCCGCCATCCGCGAGGTGCCGACCGTCCTTTTGCCTCTTTGGCCTCTTTGGGTGAAGTCCTCAGGTGTGTACTTGTTGATTCCCTTCCTAGGCTTCAACTCATATGCAGACCGAGCCTGGTACGTCCCCACGGTCATATCATCAGCAACCTATGCATCAACATAAGATATGGAAAGACCGTGTGTGAGGATATAGTTAGCAATGCATCAACAAATGGATATATATCGTCATGCcatacctcttgggtgaccaCACCCACATCCTCATCCTCGAAAGGTTCACCATGGCCCTGCCCCAAAGCGGGATCTGATGGTGTCGCCGACCTAGACCGTTCTGGTGATACATACTCGGGGTCACGACAACCGAAAAGGTTTGATAGCTTCCTTAACTTTTGGCCCTGGCGCTGCAACATGTACAAGTGAATGAGACATGGAACGTAGCAACAAATGTTAAGTGCTAGTTTGAAGGAGATGTGAACCTTAATGAATGCTCGAAGTGCACCTTCCCCATCGCTTTTGCCAGCCGGGGTTGTTTCCAGAATAGTCTCGGTCTCATCAGCTGCTTTCTTGATCTGGGCACGCTATGAACAGAAACGGTATCAAAGTGTTGGGCAAGCGAATATGTGAATAGTGCGAATGGAAAAGCAAAAAGGGCTAACCACAAAGTTCATCATTGGAGCTGAAGGGATCACTGAGTTGCCTTTCCTGACTAATGCGTTGTACTGGTGCGGGGCTACCTCATCAAAAACGGTGGGTTCTTCCAGAATCTCCTCAGCATATGCCGGCTTGCATACCTCCACGCGGGTACTTGCAAGAAACCATGTGAGATAGTTTTTG is drawn from Aegilops tauschii subsp. strangulata cultivar AL8/78 chromosome 1, Aet v6.0, whole genome shotgun sequence and contains these coding sequences:
- the LOC109782553 gene encoding gibberellin 2-beta-dioxygenase 3-like, which codes for MVGITVPMSMDKVPLVKCANAAAVPTVDLSAAGAAAAVEQACRSVGIFRAINHGVPTALADALEAGAAAFFALPHKSKLEASATPLGYGSKSIGRNGDVGWLEYILLSVGSGSVAAASLPPPLGAALEEYTDAVREVGARVLELMAEGLGLAEENRGVLRRVVASDEADKMVRVNHYPPCPCPLAAGQRGVTGFGEHTDPQVISLLRSNRTGGLQIMLPDGHWVPVAPDPDSLFVNVGDSLRVLTNGRFQSVKHRVVAPADGEQSRLSVIYFGGPAPTQRIAPLPELMREGELSMYRDFTWAEYKKAAYKSRLGDNRLDPFELFPAAAQDCSSNAVQPPAPAPPHVAPVH